In a single window of the Bradyrhizobium sp. ORS 285 genome:
- a CDS encoding spermidine synthase yields the protein MKLLTAASGLAGLGYEIVWTRQLALALGTEMMAVLGAIAGFFAGLALGAFVLDGRIRRSARPHLVYAGLELVIGTWGLCAIWLLPASARALAPLLGTTPSPVLLWSASFLLPTLVLFPATVAMGGTLTALERMMSAARRSGTVSAGVYGANTAGAVAGTLLSTFVLIPTLGLARTLLCLAGVNAACALAAVRLGSSLGSERPAREPRTATGAIGLRVSATLFLTGLIGIAFEVLVVRLAAQMMQDTVYSFACLLTAYLLGTAAGGLLWQRIGSAASFGKTGLLAITAFACLGTAASAPLIAGIADQAAGFGVAGELGLALILFLLPSMAMGALFGQLIQEVRDISGSVGWAVGINSLGAAIAPLLAAQLLIPAFGSWTALVLIALSYLLLLPLRRAALRWAFVPGLLGLGLLWMPAPSMVKMPPGGKLLALREGPMATASVVDDASGARYLQVNGHFRMGGTSSVRSDFRQAMLPLLLHPSPRNALFLGVGTGATVLGGAQMPDLDVRAVELSAEVVALLPWFDTGAAKPAMPPVTVADARRFIVADDKRYDVIVADLFHPALDGSGALYTREHFGAVRSRLSDDGVFCQWLPLYQLDAPSLRAIIRSFLAVFPDGAAWLNHYSVRTPMLALVGSRRPHALDPDRIAARLSAPQLRPVLLPLGFVQPLDLLGQYVAGAHSLARFAGAGPDNTDDFPFVTFDARRNVTALTAPPWELLLTVMAQVKTDATDLIDPSMHAAWDQRLLAYWQARNRFLQAGAALTGDPRGPALIAAAAPGLIEAIRLSPEFEPAYAPLINMARSLFATDRAAAEHLLQAMDAAAPSRREAHELLSKEFGR from the coding sequence ATGAAGCTGCTCACCGCAGCCTCCGGTCTGGCTGGTCTCGGTTACGAAATCGTCTGGACGCGCCAGCTGGCGCTGGCGCTCGGCACCGAGATGATGGCTGTGCTCGGCGCCATCGCCGGCTTCTTCGCTGGCCTCGCGCTCGGGGCCTTCGTCCTGGATGGACGAATCCGCCGGAGCGCCAGGCCGCACCTGGTCTATGCCGGTCTGGAGCTGGTGATCGGCACCTGGGGCCTGTGTGCGATCTGGCTGCTGCCGGCGAGCGCACGCGCGCTTGCTCCGCTGCTCGGCACCACCCCATCACCCGTCCTGCTGTGGAGTGCGAGCTTTCTGCTGCCGACCCTCGTGCTGTTTCCCGCCACCGTGGCGATGGGCGGCACGCTCACCGCGCTCGAGCGCATGATGTCGGCCGCGCGCCGCAGCGGCACCGTCAGTGCCGGAGTGTATGGCGCGAACACCGCCGGCGCGGTCGCCGGCACCCTGCTGTCGACCTTCGTGCTGATCCCGACGCTCGGATTGGCGAGGACGCTTCTTTGTCTGGCCGGCGTCAACGCGGCCTGCGCACTCGCGGCCGTCCGACTGGGTTCGTCACTGGGATCCGAACGGCCCGCGCGCGAGCCGCGCACGGCCACAGGCGCCATCGGCCTGCGCGTGAGTGCCACGCTGTTCTTGACCGGTCTCATCGGCATCGCCTTCGAAGTTCTGGTCGTCCGGCTCGCCGCGCAGATGATGCAGGACACCGTCTACAGCTTCGCCTGCCTGTTAACCGCCTACCTGCTGGGGACCGCGGCCGGCGGCCTGCTTTGGCAACGTATCGGCTCAGCGGCGAGCTTCGGCAAGACCGGACTGCTGGCGATCACCGCCTTCGCCTGTCTTGGCACGGCCGCCTCGGCACCTCTCATCGCCGGAATTGCAGATCAGGCCGCAGGCTTCGGTGTTGCCGGCGAGCTTGGCCTCGCGTTGATCCTGTTCCTGCTGCCGTCGATGGCGATGGGCGCATTGTTCGGCCAGCTGATCCAGGAGGTGCGCGACATCAGCGGATCGGTCGGCTGGGCGGTCGGCATCAACAGCCTCGGCGCCGCCATCGCGCCGCTGCTGGCGGCGCAGCTGTTGATTCCTGCCTTCGGCAGCTGGACCGCGCTGGTGCTGATTGCGCTTAGCTACCTGCTGCTGCTACCGCTTCGCCGCGCAGCTCTGCGTTGGGCGTTCGTCCCTGGCCTGCTCGGGCTCGGTCTGCTGTGGATGCCCGCACCGAGCATGGTGAAGATGCCGCCCGGCGGCAAGCTGCTGGCGTTGCGCGAGGGACCGATGGCGACGGCGAGCGTCGTCGATGACGCATCGGGCGCGCGCTATCTCCAGGTGAACGGCCACTTCCGCATGGGCGGCACCAGCTCGGTGCGCTCCGATTTCCGTCAGGCGATGCTGCCGCTGCTCTTGCATCCGTCGCCCCGCAACGCGCTGTTCCTCGGCGTCGGGACCGGAGCGACGGTGCTGGGCGGTGCGCAGATGCCGGACCTCGATGTCCGCGCGGTCGAGCTGTCGGCGGAGGTCGTGGCGCTGCTGCCCTGGTTCGACACGGGCGCGGCCAAGCCAGCGATGCCGCCCGTCACCGTCGCCGATGCGCGACGCTTCATCGTCGCCGACGACAAACGCTACGACGTGATCGTCGCCGACCTGTTCCATCCCGCGCTGGACGGCAGCGGCGCGCTGTATACGCGCGAGCATTTCGGCGCGGTCCGCAGCCGTCTGAGCGACGACGGCGTGTTCTGCCAATGGCTGCCGCTCTATCAGCTGGATGCACCGTCGCTGCGTGCCATCATCCGAAGCTTCCTCGCGGTCTTCCCCGACGGCGCCGCCTGGCTGAACCATTACAGCGTACGCACACCGATGCTGGCTCTGGTCGGATCGCGCCGGCCGCATGCCCTCGATCCCGATCGGATCGCTGCCCGGCTCTCGGCTCCGCAGCTTCGTCCTGTTCTTCTCCCGCTCGGCTTCGTCCAGCCGCTCGATCTGCTCGGCCAGTACGTGGCCGGCGCGCACTCGCTGGCGCGGTTCGCCGGTGCCGGACCCGACAACACCGACGATTTTCCGTTCGTCACCTTCGATGCCCGGCGCAATGTCACGGCACTCACCGCGCCGCCCTGGGAGCTGCTGTTGACCGTCATGGCGCAGGTGAAGACCGACGCGACCGACTTGATCGATCCCTCGATGCACGCGGCATGGGATCAACGCCTCCTGGCCTATTGGCAGGCCCGCAACCGCTTTCTGCAAGCCGGCGCAGCGCTGACCGGCGATCCGCGCGGACCAGCGCTGATCGCGGCCGCCGCGCCTGGCCTGATCGAGGCCATCCGTCTCAGCCCCGAGTTCGAGCCGGCCTACGCGCCGCTGATCAACATGGCGCGATCACTGTTCGCAACGGATCGCGCGGCGGCAGAACATCTGCTGCAGGCGATGGACGCGGCAGCGCCGTCGCGCCGCGAGGCACACGAGCTGCTGTCGAAGGAGTTCGGAAGATAG
- a CDS encoding ATP-binding protein, with protein MLDNTQTTTVDPHGSRQRGMLGALIGTDPGSGMDRRWTPRIIVLSGLILALLCDAFVAHMLFVNYRETYRTTEAANGDLARALEEYMLRNIQGVDVLLSTTIGNLIQNPSLLTPGNPALIDELKHRIVPYPIASGIVVLDAAGNLLADSAGNGGPGRENNFSDRAYFKVQRENPDRGLFIDVPLAARVHTGLFIAVSRAFKTPDGRFAGVVLVPVDYENLRQFFLSLNVGQRGTVTLYRDDGTILLRTPNADELAGRNVRSNRLFSVFLPQAPHGSFEGSGITDGVSRSVSYRRVAGLPLVVTVARHPVEYLAGWKNNALYYSLIAAGLNLLIVGFGFSLARQWQLRATSEQALRDNLEQHQLVTENVPALIVHVGADGHIRYANRVAREWYAEPSTEAIRNRKIDEFIDPLPIEEARPKIQAVLSGSTVASEEKATFPDGCERWCETIRVPDSGQDGTVRGYFVLSVDITERKRIEDELRQAQKMDAIGQLAGGIAHDSNNMLAATLGNLDLLLDELPSTDVSCRGIVERAIEAAERVADLNRRLLAFARKQTLQPQITDVNQLVSGMTTILQRTLGETIEIELAQDPQLWHCLIDPTQLQNALLNLALNARDAMPGGGCLTITTANAVLDEPLDDGDERIALGDYVTIAVSDRGDGMSPDVARRAFEPFFTTKEFGKGSGLGLSMVYGFARQSGGTVVISSRVAEGTRVTLYLPSAGPGLTDPPRTGIDKLSRPETGERILVVEDNALVGAMASTTLSSLGYSPVVVINAGLAIAELERSNPVSLLLTDIMLPGGMTGIDLARQVRRRWPDLPILFMSGFADPSLVPEDFRATTQLLTKPFRLGQLSEAIACALGGRKN; from the coding sequence ATGTTGGACAACACCCAAACGACAACGGTCGATCCGCACGGTTCGCGGCAGCGAGGCATGCTCGGCGCACTGATCGGCACAGACCCGGGGTCCGGAATGGACCGGCGCTGGACGCCTCGGATCATCGTCCTCAGCGGGCTGATCCTGGCGCTGCTGTGCGATGCCTTCGTGGCGCACATGCTGTTCGTGAACTATCGGGAGACCTACCGGACGACCGAAGCCGCCAATGGCGATCTCGCCCGCGCCCTCGAAGAATACATGCTGCGCAACATCCAGGGCGTCGACGTGCTGCTGAGCACGACGATCGGCAATCTCATCCAGAATCCGTCTCTGCTCACGCCCGGCAATCCGGCCCTGATCGACGAGCTGAAGCATCGTATCGTGCCATATCCGATCGCGAGCGGCATCGTCGTGCTCGATGCGGCGGGAAATCTGCTGGCGGATAGCGCGGGCAACGGCGGGCCCGGGCGGGAAAACAACTTCTCCGACCGGGCCTATTTCAAGGTCCAGCGGGAGAATCCCGACCGGGGTCTCTTCATCGACGTGCCCTTGGCCGCGCGGGTTCACACCGGTCTCTTCATCGCAGTCAGCCGCGCGTTCAAGACGCCCGACGGACGTTTCGCCGGCGTGGTGTTGGTGCCGGTCGACTACGAAAATCTCCGCCAGTTCTTTCTGTCGCTGAACGTCGGCCAGCGCGGCACCGTCACCTTGTACCGTGACGACGGCACGATCCTGCTGCGGACGCCGAATGCGGACGAACTCGCCGGCCGCAACGTTCGATCGAATCGTCTGTTCAGCGTCTTTCTTCCGCAAGCACCGCATGGCAGCTTCGAAGGCAGTGGAATAACTGACGGGGTCTCGCGGAGCGTCAGCTATCGACGGGTCGCGGGCTTGCCGCTGGTGGTCACCGTGGCCCGCCATCCGGTCGAGTATCTGGCCGGCTGGAAGAACAATGCATTGTACTACAGCCTCATCGCCGCCGGGCTCAATCTGCTGATCGTGGGATTCGGCTTCAGCCTGGCCCGGCAATGGCAGCTGCGCGCGACCTCCGAGCAGGCGCTGCGCGACAATCTCGAGCAGCATCAGCTGGTCACCGAAAACGTGCCTGCGCTCATCGTTCATGTCGGCGCCGATGGCCACATCCGCTACGCCAACCGTGTCGCCCGCGAATGGTATGCCGAGCCGTCCACCGAGGCGATTCGCAATCGTAAGATCGACGAGTTCATCGATCCCCTGCCAATCGAGGAGGCGAGGCCAAAGATTCAGGCCGTACTGTCCGGCAGCACGGTCGCGAGCGAAGAGAAGGCAACCTTTCCCGATGGGTGCGAACGTTGGTGCGAGACCATCCGCGTGCCGGATTCCGGTCAAGACGGGACAGTGCGCGGCTATTTCGTGCTGTCGGTCGACATCACCGAGCGCAAGCGCATCGAGGACGAGCTGCGTCAGGCGCAGAAGATGGATGCGATCGGGCAATTGGCCGGAGGCATCGCGCACGATTCCAACAACATGCTCGCAGCAACGCTCGGCAATCTCGACCTGCTGCTCGATGAATTGCCGTCCACCGACGTCTCCTGCCGCGGCATCGTCGAACGCGCCATCGAGGCGGCGGAGCGGGTCGCCGATCTCAACCGGCGCCTGCTCGCCTTCGCCCGCAAGCAGACGCTGCAGCCGCAGATCACCGATGTGAACCAGCTCGTCAGCGGCATGACGACGATCCTGCAGCGGACGCTCGGCGAGACGATCGAGATCGAGCTGGCGCAGGATCCGCAGCTCTGGCACTGCCTGATCGATCCGACTCAATTGCAAAATGCGCTGCTCAACCTCGCGCTCAACGCACGGGATGCCATGCCCGGCGGCGGGTGCCTGACGATCACGACGGCGAACGCGGTGCTCGACGAGCCGCTCGATGATGGCGACGAGCGCATCGCGCTCGGTGACTACGTCACCATCGCGGTGTCGGACAGGGGAGACGGCATGTCGCCCGACGTCGCCCGTCGTGCCTTCGAGCCATTCTTCACGACCAAGGAGTTCGGCAAAGGCAGCGGGCTCGGCCTCAGCATGGTCTATGGCTTTGCGCGGCAGTCGGGCGGCACGGTGGTGATCTCGAGCCGCGTCGCCGAGGGGACGCGCGTCACGCTCTATCTGCCGAGCGCAGGACCTGGGCTCACCGATCCGCCACGCACCGGCATCGACAAATTGTCGCGGCCGGAGACCGGCGAGCGCATTCTGGTGGTGGAGGACAATGCGCTGGTCGGCGCGATGGCGTCGACCACGCTGTCTTCGTTGGGCTACAGTCCGGTCGTGGTCATCAATGCCGGCCTCGCAATCGCCGAGCTGGAGCGGTCGAACCCGGTATCGCTGCTGCTGACCGACATCATGCTGCCGGGCGGAATGACCGGCATCGACCTTGCACGGCAGGTGCGCCGCAGGTGGCCGGACCTGCCCATTCTCTTCATGTCCGGCTTCGCAGATCCCTCGCTGGTGCCGGAAGACTTCCGCGCTACCACGCAACTTCTCACCAAGCCGTTTCGCCTGGGTCAATTGTCGGAAGCGATCGCGTGCGCCCTCGGTGGCCGCAAGAACTGA
- a CDS encoding NAD(P)H-dependent oxidoreductase, producing MNLYAKLLERNAARRPIKVGLIGAGKFGAMYLHQVLRTPGIHLVGIADLSPARAVENLKRVGWDEQRYAASSLDDALKHGTTFVSDDWQALVGCDAIDVIAECTGNPIAAVDHCLAAFAAGKPIINVTVEADAFCGPILAHKAKQAGVIYSLAYGDQPALACDLVDWARTCGFPVVAAGRGHKWLPHYRESTPETVWDHWGLTAEQAARGGMNPKMFNAFLDGSKPAIESAAFANATGLEAPSQGLAFPPGSVDEIPTLMRPRAEGGVLEAKGQVEVVSCLTADGQPIANDIRKGVWVCFEGDSDYVRNCFEEYKVVTDPSGRYMSSYKKWHLIGLELGISVASVILRGESTGAAICFNADVAATAKRDLKPGDMLDGEGGYTVYGKLAPAEASLAQGYLPLGLAHQVRLVRPVAKDACITWSDVAMDETLPAVRLRREQEALYAPTMSRHA from the coding sequence GTGAATCTCTACGCCAAGCTCCTGGAGCGTAACGCCGCGCGCAGGCCCATCAAGGTCGGCCTGATCGGCGCGGGCAAATTCGGCGCGATGTATCTGCATCAGGTGCTGCGCACGCCGGGCATCCATCTCGTGGGCATCGCCGATCTCTCCCCGGCGCGTGCGGTCGAGAACCTGAAGCGCGTCGGCTGGGACGAGCAGCGTTACGCCGCATCATCCCTGGACGACGCGCTGAAGCATGGCACGACGTTCGTCTCCGATGACTGGCAGGCACTGGTCGGATGCGATGCGATCGACGTCATCGCTGAATGCACCGGCAATCCGATCGCTGCGGTCGACCATTGTCTGGCGGCGTTCGCCGCCGGCAAGCCGATCATCAATGTCACCGTGGAGGCCGATGCGTTCTGCGGGCCGATCCTCGCGCACAAGGCCAAGCAGGCCGGTGTCATCTATAGTCTCGCCTATGGCGATCAGCCGGCGCTCGCCTGTGATCTCGTCGATTGGGCGCGCACCTGCGGCTTTCCGGTGGTTGCCGCCGGACGCGGCCATAAATGGCTGCCGCACTACCGGGAGTCCACGCCGGAGACGGTGTGGGACCATTGGGGCCTGACCGCGGAGCAGGCCGCGCGCGGCGGCATGAATCCCAAGATGTTCAACGCCTTTCTCGACGGCTCCAAGCCGGCGATCGAATCCGCTGCCTTCGCCAATGCGACCGGTCTCGAAGCGCCGTCGCAGGGGCTTGCATTCCCCCCGGGCTCGGTCGACGAGATTCCGACCTTGATGCGGCCGCGTGCGGAAGGCGGCGTGCTCGAGGCGAAAGGGCAGGTGGAGGTCGTGTCCTGCCTCACGGCGGATGGCCAGCCGATCGCCAACGACATTCGCAAGGGCGTCTGGGTCTGTTTCGAGGGCGACAGCGACTACGTCCGCAACTGCTTCGAGGAATACAAGGTCGTCACCGATCCGAGCGGCCGCTACATGTCGTCCTACAAGAAGTGGCATCTGATCGGCCTCGAGCTCGGCATCTCCGTCGCATCGGTTATCTTGCGCGGAGAGTCGACGGGCGCCGCGATCTGCTTCAATGCCGACGTCGCGGCGACGGCGAAACGGGATCTCAAGCCCGGCGATATGCTCGACGGCGAAGGCGGCTATACCGTCTATGGCAAGCTTGCGCCGGCCGAGGCCTCGTTGGCACAAGGCTATCTTCCGCTCGGGCTCGCTCATCAGGTGCGGCTGGTCCGGCCGGTCGCCAAGGACGCCTGCATCACCTGGTCCGACGTGGCCATGGACGAGACCTTGCCTGCCGTCCGTCTGCGCCGCGAGCAGGAGGCGCTTTATGCGCCGACCATGAGCCGGCATGCGTGA
- a CDS encoding aldehyde dehydrogenase family protein — protein MNANVKLPAAKGVFIDNKWQPAQSGRTIAMLAPATGQVIASIAAGDKADIDLAVAAARRALEGPWGCLAAVERGRLLSKLGRLVEDNAEELAKLEAADTGKPMKQARADVVAVARYFEYYGGAADKVHGDTIPFLDGFFVTTVYEPLGVTAHIIPWNYPGQMFGRTVAPALAMGNATVIKPAEEACLVPLRLAELAAEAGFPAGAINVVPGLGEEAGAALSAHDGIDFLSFTGSPEVGTLVQTAAAKNHIGCTLELGGKSPQIVFADADLDAALTSVAAAIVQNAGQTCSAGSRVLVERTMWDRFLSELKLRFEKITAGTPEMDLDLGPVISAVQKKRIEGMLARAESGGATRVATGKIAEGVPSEGFYVAPALYHHVDRNSELAREEVFGPVLAAMPFDDEADAIRLANGTDFGLVAGVWSGDGSRAMRVARKVKVGQMFVNGYGAGGGIELPFGGMKKSGHGRGKGFEALYEFGAMKTLIVKHG, from the coding sequence ATGAACGCCAATGTCAAACTGCCTGCCGCAAAGGGTGTCTTCATCGACAACAAGTGGCAGCCGGCGCAATCGGGCCGGACCATTGCAATGCTGGCGCCTGCGACCGGGCAGGTGATCGCCTCGATCGCGGCCGGCGACAAGGCCGACATCGATCTCGCGGTGGCCGCGGCGCGCCGCGCGCTCGAAGGTCCGTGGGGCTGCCTCGCGGCCGTGGAGCGCGGCCGCCTGTTGTCAAAGCTCGGCCGTCTCGTCGAGGACAATGCCGAGGAGCTGGCGAAGCTCGAGGCGGCCGATACCGGCAAGCCGATGAAGCAGGCCAGGGCCGACGTCGTCGCGGTCGCACGCTACTTCGAATATTACGGCGGCGCCGCCGACAAGGTGCATGGCGACACCATTCCGTTCCTCGACGGCTTCTTCGTCACGACCGTCTACGAGCCGCTCGGCGTCACCGCTCATATCATTCCCTGGAACTACCCTGGCCAGATGTTCGGGCGCACCGTTGCGCCGGCCCTCGCCATGGGCAATGCGACGGTGATCAAGCCGGCCGAGGAGGCCTGCCTGGTGCCGCTGCGCCTTGCGGAGCTTGCGGCGGAGGCCGGCTTCCCGGCGGGCGCGATCAACGTCGTGCCGGGTCTCGGCGAAGAGGCAGGCGCGGCGTTGTCCGCCCATGACGGCATCGACTTCCTCTCCTTCACCGGCAGCCCCGAAGTCGGAACGTTGGTGCAGACCGCGGCGGCGAAGAACCACATCGGATGCACGCTCGAGCTCGGCGGCAAGTCGCCGCAGATCGTGTTCGCCGATGCCGATCTCGACGCGGCGCTGACCTCGGTGGCGGCGGCGATCGTGCAGAATGCCGGGCAGACCTGCTCGGCCGGCTCGCGCGTGCTCGTCGAGCGCACGATGTGGGATCGCTTCCTGTCAGAGCTCAAGCTGCGCTTCGAGAAGATCACCGCAGGCACGCCGGAGATGGATCTCGATCTCGGCCCGGTCATCAGCGCGGTTCAGAAGAAGCGCATCGAGGGCATGCTGGCGCGCGCCGAGAGCGGCGGTGCCACGCGCGTCGCTACGGGCAAGATCGCCGAGGGCGTGCCGAGTGAAGGCTTCTATGTCGCGCCGGCGCTGTATCACCACGTCGACCGCAATTCCGAGTTGGCGCGCGAAGAGGTGTTCGGTCCGGTGCTGGCCGCGATGCCGTTCGATGACGAGGCTGACGCGATCAGGCTCGCCAACGGCACGGATTTCGGCCTGGTCGCCGGCGTGTGGTCGGGCGACGGCTCGCGGGCGATGCGCGTCGCGCGCAAGGTCAAGGTCGGCCAAATGTTCGTCAACGGCTACGGCGCGGGCGGCGGCATCGAGCTGCCGTTCGGCGGCATGAAGAAGTCCGGGCATGGCCGCGGGAAGGGCTTTGAGGCGCTATATGAGTTCGGGGCGATGAAGACCCTGATCGTCAAGCACGGCTAG
- a CDS encoding carboxymuconolactone decarboxylase family protein gives MSDENELFEKGLKVRREVLGAGYVDGSLAKADDFMMAFQHITTEMCWGYAWTRPGLDRRTRSIVNLAMLTALSKPSELKLHVKGALTNGVTVDEIKEILLHATVYCGIPAGLEAFKAAHEVLVAEGAIPKKDGA, from the coding sequence ATGAGCGACGAGAACGAACTGTTCGAGAAGGGCCTGAAGGTGCGCCGCGAGGTGCTCGGTGCCGGCTATGTCGATGGCAGCCTGGCCAAGGCCGACGACTTCATGATGGCGTTCCAGCACATCACCACCGAGATGTGCTGGGGCTATGCCTGGACGCGTCCAGGGCTCGATCGCCGCACCCGCAGCATCGTCAATCTCGCGATGCTGACCGCCTTGAGCAAGCCGAGCGAGCTCAAGCTTCACGTCAAGGGCGCGCTCACCAACGGCGTCACGGTGGATGAGATCAAGGAGATTCTGCTGCACGCCACCGTCTATTGCGGCATTCCCGCCGGCCTTGAGGCGTTCAAGGCCGCCCATGAGGTGCTCGTCGCGGAAGGCGCCATTCCGAAGAAGGACGGCGCATGA
- a CDS encoding NAD(P)-dependent oxidoreductase gives MSAPQNVLFVGIGNMGWPMAARLLGAGFAVAVNDAVPGRAADFVRQVGGAEAADLATAAPQANVVITMLPTSKHVGEAVAALRAGLKQGQILIDMSSGAPAATQAIAADLAPLGVTMLDAPVSGGVPRAKTGELAIMAGGDAAALDRVEPLLRAMGTTIHRIGGLGSGQAMKALNNLVSAGGFLIGIEALLIGQQFGIDPALMTDVLNASTGMNNSTQKKFKQFVLSRQFNSGFGLDLMVKDLSIALEIARAAGVAAPFSNLCRELSASAQGLLGPGQDHTALAKLSEALAGVELGGEPSSHSQS, from the coding sequence ATGAGCGCGCCGCAGAACGTTCTATTCGTCGGCATCGGCAACATGGGCTGGCCGATGGCCGCGCGTCTGCTCGGCGCCGGCTTTGCGGTCGCGGTCAATGATGCCGTGCCGGGCCGCGCGGCCGATTTCGTGCGCCAGGTCGGTGGTGCCGAGGCGGCGGATCTCGCGACGGCCGCACCGCAGGCGAATGTCGTCATCACCATGCTGCCGACCAGCAAGCATGTCGGCGAGGCCGTCGCCGCATTGCGCGCCGGCTTGAAGCAGGGTCAGATCCTGATCGACATGAGCTCCGGCGCGCCGGCGGCGACGCAGGCGATCGCGGCCGATCTCGCTCCGCTTGGCGTGACCATGCTCGACGCGCCGGTTTCCGGCGGCGTGCCGCGCGCGAAAACCGGCGAGCTCGCGATCATGGCCGGCGGCGATGCGGCCGCGCTCGACCGCGTCGAGCCGCTGCTGCGCGCGATGGGCACCACCATCCATCGCATCGGTGGCCTCGGCTCGGGGCAGGCGATGAAGGCGCTCAACAATCTGGTCTCGGCGGGCGGCTTCCTGATCGGCATCGAGGCCCTGCTGATCGGCCAGCAGTTCGGCATCGATCCCGCGTTGATGACCGACGTGCTCAACGCCTCCACCGGCATGAACAACTCGACGCAGAAGAAGTTCAAGCAGTTCGTTTTGTCGCGCCAGTTCAACAGCGGCTTCGGCCTCGACCTGATGGTGAAGGACCTCTCGATCGCACTCGAGATCGCACGCGCAGCCGGCGTCGCCGCGCCGTTCTCCAATCTCTGTCGCGAGCTGAGCGCGAGCGCGCAGGGCCTGCTCGGCCCAGGTCAGGATCACACCGCGCTCGCGAAGCTGAGCGAGGCGCTCGCGGGTGTCGAACTCGGCGGTGAACCAAGCTCACATTCGCAGAGCTGA
- a CDS encoding amidohydrolase, whose amino-acid sequence MIYTVNSAQPTAEAVAVRAKEIVYVGDKAGAAAWRGPHTRVVDLAGRMLLPGFIDGHNHLIALAVTKLGVNLRDITGKDKVLDAIRQYIATLPPGAPLRGYGWTGGVSFGSDHFPRREWLDELTGDRPMLIWNADIHESWFNTAAMKLAGIDKNTPDPEPGKQYFKRDPQGTPTGVAIEGATIPLAIATGVFSRQTIRESQRLTIDRAPSWGLTAYMDAGVLAGRSSGGSEALWRDIIDRDNRGELPIRIVGTVWTRAENDDPQAIAAELVGWNKKLRSPHVQISICKMWTDGTAMAGTALLLDPFENQPGNRGSGLLSPAHIKAQVEAVHRAGFDMHIHADADGSVRVVIDAIEDVQKRLGQQGRRHTVCHLSLAHPDDVKRFKPLGIIANGTPAWATNYDGVYVEEYKKLFGEKRVEERVYAYGDLVRSGATVTFGADLGGVDIDECPPLYQLEATITRQRPGFRDDPPMVPRQRISVEEAIRCFTLNGAYQIRLEHQIGSIEVGKKADLVVLGANLLEIDPHDIHKVPVLLTLMDGEARHDRLQPERARKTRGGNHVHRL is encoded by the coding sequence ATGATCTACACGGTCAATTCCGCGCAGCCGACCGCGGAGGCCGTGGCAGTCCGCGCCAAGGAGATCGTCTATGTCGGGGACAAGGCCGGTGCTGCGGCATGGCGCGGACCGCACACGAGAGTGGTCGACCTTGCGGGGCGGATGTTGTTGCCCGGCTTCATCGACGGCCACAACCATCTCATCGCCTTGGCGGTCACCAAGCTGGGCGTGAACCTCCGCGACATCACCGGCAAGGACAAGGTCCTCGACGCCATCCGTCAGTACATCGCTACGCTGCCGCCCGGCGCGCCGCTGCGCGGCTACGGCTGGACGGGAGGCGTCTCGTTCGGCTCCGACCATTTTCCGCGACGCGAATGGCTCGACGAACTCACTGGCGATCGGCCGATGTTGATCTGGAACGCCGACATCCACGAGTCCTGGTTCAACACGGCGGCGATGAAGCTGGCGGGAATCGACAAGAACACCCCTGATCCTGAACCGGGCAAGCAGTATTTCAAGCGCGATCCCCAGGGCACGCCGACCGGCGTCGCGATCGAAGGTGCGACCATCCCTCTTGCGATCGCGACCGGCGTGTTTTCGCGGCAGACGATCCGGGAGTCGCAGCGCCTGACCATCGATCGGGCGCCGTCATGGGGTTTGACGGCCTACATGGATGCAGGCGTGTTGGCCGGCCGTTCTAGCGGCGGCAGCGAAGCCTTGTGGCGCGATATCATCGACCGGGACAATCGCGGTGAATTGCCGATCCGCATCGTCGGCACTGTCTGGACCCGCGCCGAGAACGACGATCCGCAAGCCATCGCTGCCGAACTCGTCGGGTGGAACAAGAAGCTGCGTTCGCCCCACGTGCAGATCTCGATCTGCAAGATGTGGACGGATGGCACCGCGATGGCCGGCACTGCGCTGCTGCTGGATCCCTTCGAAAACCAGCCCGGCAACAGAGGATCGGGCCTTCTGTCGCCGGCCCATATCAAGGCGCAGGTCGAGGCCGTGCACCGCGCCGGATTCGACATGCATATTCATGCCGATGCGGATGGGTCGGTTCGGGTCGTGATCGACGCCATCGAGGATGTGCAGAAGCGGCTCGGCCAGCAGGGGCGGCGCCACACCGTCTGTCACCTGTCGCTCGCGCATCCCGACGACGTCAAGCGCTTCAAACCCCTTGGTATCATCGCCAATGGCACCCCGGCCTGGGCTACCAATTACGATGGCGTCTATGTCGAGGAGTACAAGAAGCTGTTCGGCGAGAAGCGCGTCGAGGAGCGCGTGTACGCCTATGGCGATCTCGTGCGGTCCGGGGCGACCGTCACCTTCGGCGCCGACCTGGGCGGCGTTGATATCGACGAATGTCCGCCGCTCTATCAGCTCGAGGCGACCATCACGCGACAGCGCCCCGGTTTCCGCGACGATCCTCCGATGGTGCCGCGCCAGCGGATCAGCGTCGAGGAGGCGATCCGCTGTTTCACGCTCAACGGCGCCTATCAAATCCGACTCGAGCACCAGATCGGCTCGATCGAGGTCGGCAAGAAGGCGGATCTCGTCGTGCTCGGGGCAAATCTTCTCGAGATCGATCCGCACGACATCCACAAGGTCCCGGTGCTGCTGACCTTGATGGACGGCGAGGCTCGTCACGACAGGCTGCAGCCTGAGCGAGCTCGCAAGACGCGAGGGGGAAACCATGTGCATCGCTTGTAA